A window from Armatimonadota bacterium encodes these proteins:
- a CDS encoding PEP-CTERM sorting domain-containing protein: protein MRKLMLLSMGVGLVVSAQAALLVDDFSSLTGQSLTVTGVANDAVWASGGTMLGGSRGLGINVLTSDYGLESTWNIVPSVGAASDNAGNSARFSLAYLCTGAFAAAGEFFYSTSTNADLSGTTGIEFDMVSADLGFDVMVEFYSDAGVLVLGKSFGSIASPTTISLDATADWLGGTTDMGNVDAIAIRFLTATDGDLGMSEIRLVPEPASLAVLGLGLFSVARKRRSR from the coding sequence ATGCGAAAACTAATGCTCCTCAGTATGGGAGTTGGCCTGGTCGTTTCGGCTCAGGCTGCTCTTCTCGTCGATGACTTCTCAAGCCTTACGGGTCAGAGCCTGACCGTGACTGGCGTGGCAAACGACGCCGTCTGGGCAAGCGGCGGCACCATGCTCGGTGGTTCTCGGGGCCTCGGAATTAACGTGCTGACATCGGACTACGGTCTTGAAAGCACCTGGAACATCGTTCCCAGCGTTGGCGCGGCGTCGGACAATGCCGGAAACTCGGCTCGCTTCTCGCTCGCTTACCTCTGCACGGGTGCTTTCGCCGCTGCCGGAGAGTTCTTCTACAGCACTTCGACGAACGCCGATCTCTCCGGTACGACCGGAATCGAGTTTGACATGGTCTCGGCCGACCTCGGTTTTGACGTGATGGTTGAGTTCTACTCGGACGCGGGAGTGCTCGTCTTGGGCAAGTCGTTTGGCTCGATCGCTTCGCCGACGACGATCTCGCTTGATGCGACGGCGGACTGGCTTGGCGGTACGACGGACATGGGCAACGTGGATGCAATCGCGATCCGGTTCCTGACGGCGACGGACGGCGACCTCGGCATGAGCGAGATTCGGCTCGTTCCTGAGCCTGCCAGCTTGGCGGTGCTCGGCCTTGGCCTGTTCAGCGTGGCGCGAAAGCGACGAAGCCGCTAA
- a CDS encoding PEP-CTERM sorting domain-containing protein produces MRKWMLLSFGACLAGSAMAAPIVVDDFSSLSQTSSVVGLGFHSTWASGGTMLGGSRALQTSTFTSDVGLSSGIDCLAGPGVCALSNDFGNASSFWLGYLCTGASGGNGLFYSTSTNADLSSWGAMELDVVRADLAFSVTVIFVSEFSIGGWSKSFGPVASPTTITVASTDGAFGSYDSANVDQLIVQIDPVKNGDLTLDEIRLVPEPASLATLGLGALALMRRRKA; encoded by the coding sequence ATGCGTAAATGGATGCTCCTCTCTTTTGGGGCGTGCCTGGCCGGTTCGGCCATGGCTGCTCCCATCGTCGTTGACGACTTTTCCAGCTTGTCTCAAACCTCGTCCGTGGTTGGGCTTGGGTTCCACTCGACTTGGGCATCGGGTGGTACGATGCTGGGCGGTTCTCGCGCCCTCCAGACAAGCACGTTCACGTCGGACGTTGGCCTGAGCAGCGGTATCGACTGCCTTGCTGGACCCGGGGTCTGCGCTCTTTCCAATGACTTTGGCAATGCCAGTTCGTTCTGGCTGGGCTACCTGTGTACCGGCGCGAGTGGCGGCAATGGCTTGTTCTATTCAACGAGCACCAATGCCGACCTTTCGTCCTGGGGCGCTATGGAACTGGACGTAGTGAGGGCGGATCTGGCTTTTTCGGTAACCGTCATCTTCGTCTCAGAATTCAGCATCGGCGGCTGGAGCAAGTCCTTTGGACCCGTTGCTTCGCCGACAACCATCACGGTCGCCTCCACTGATGGCGCGTTCGGGTCGTACGATTCAGCGAACGTGGACCAGTTGATCGTCCAGATTGACCCTGTCAAGAATGGCGACTTGACCCTCGATGAAATCCGACTCGTTCCCGAGCCAGCCTCGCTGGCCACGCTCGGGCTCGGCGCGCTGGCTCTGATGCGACGCCGTAAAGCCTAA
- a CDS encoding PEP-CTERM sorting domain-containing protein: MRNIMILAMGASLAASASAMPLLVDDFTSLTGQTLTVTGVGNDSNWMGGGTMLGGSRGVGINVLSSNYGLNSKWNIVPGVGAASDQTGNKARFSLAYLCTSAYSAAGEFFYSTSTDANLSGTKAMEIDMISADLGFDVEVQFWADGAYLEGWYKSFGAIGSPTTISIDRVADYSYGSINMASVDALTIRFYTQTDGDLGMKEIRLVPEPASMAVLGLGAFGLIRRRRK; this comes from the coding sequence ATGCGAAACATTATGATTCTTGCGATGGGTGCGAGCTTGGCCGCTTCGGCTTCGGCAATGCCCCTTCTCGTCGACGATTTCACAAGCCTCACGGGCCAGACTCTGACCGTGACCGGCGTTGGCAACGACAGCAATTGGATGGGCGGCGGCACGATGCTCGGTGGTTCCCGGGGCGTTGGCATCAACGTTTTGAGCTCCAACTACGGCCTCAACAGCAAGTGGAACATCGTTCCTGGCGTGGGCGCTGCTTCGGACCAGACCGGAAACAAGGCGCGCTTCTCGCTCGCTTATCTCTGCACCAGCGCCTATTCTGCTGCGGGCGAGTTCTTCTACAGCACCTCGACCGATGCTAACCTCTCGGGAACCAAGGCCATGGAGATCGACATGATTTCTGCTGACCTCGGGTTTGACGTCGAAGTCCAGTTTTGGGCTGACGGCGCTTATCTCGAAGGCTGGTACAAGAGCTTTGGCGCCATCGGTTCGCCCACGACGATCTCGATTGACCGCGTGGCTGACTACTCCTATGGCAGCATCAACATGGCCTCTGTGGACGCGTTGACGATCCGCTTCTATACTCAGACCGACGGCGACTTGGGCATGAAGGAGATCCGCCTGGTGCCTGAGCCCGCTTCGATGGCCGTCCTCGGCCTCGGCGCGTTCGGACTCATCCGACGCCGACGCAAATAA